From Micromonospora echinospora, one genomic window encodes:
- a CDS encoding CPBP family intramembrane glutamic endopeptidase: MRGRIEHWTHRTPVGVAAGLTLAWHIVLFALADLVGGLSVSWFPDLGPALVNAGTAAGVLVLAAWMGWWRRAALGWRSPDRSWWWCLPIVAVILSYTAPGLTGSVTVLISTAVTMLAVGVAEESLSRGVNQHVLARLGPTRAAVWVGVLFGLGHALSALWFGRPWDDTVAQVISTTAYGFGLAALRWHLGTIWPLVVLHASDNFVQLRSPGAAPLWWQAVIALLFVGYGWWLIRRLPERLSPPSSDLDPR, translated from the coding sequence GTGCGTGGACGAATCGAGCATTGGACACATCGGACGCCGGTCGGGGTCGCTGCCGGATTGACGCTGGCATGGCACATCGTGTTGTTCGCCCTGGCAGATCTCGTTGGGGGCTTGTCCGTCTCCTGGTTCCCGGATCTGGGTCCCGCGCTGGTCAACGCCGGCACCGCAGCCGGGGTCCTCGTGCTGGCCGCCTGGATGGGTTGGTGGCGCCGTGCCGCTCTGGGCTGGCGGAGCCCTGACCGCTCGTGGTGGTGGTGCCTGCCGATCGTGGCCGTCATCTTGTCGTACACGGCCCCGGGCCTCACCGGTTCGGTCACCGTGCTGATCAGTACTGCCGTGACCATGCTGGCCGTCGGTGTCGCCGAGGAGTCCCTCAGCCGTGGGGTCAACCAGCATGTGCTCGCCCGCCTCGGCCCGACGCGCGCTGCCGTCTGGGTGGGTGTGCTGTTCGGACTCGGCCACGCCTTGAGCGCCCTGTGGTTCGGACGTCCTTGGGACGACACGGTCGCACAGGTGATCAGCACCACCGCGTACGGATTCGGGCTGGCGGCGTTGCGCTGGCATCTCGGCACGATCTGGCCACTGGTCGTGCTGCACGCGTCAGACAATTTCGTGCAGCTCCGCAGCCCGGGCGCAGCCCCGCTGTGGTGGCAGGCGGTGATCGCTCTGCTGTTCGTCGGGTACGGCTGGTGGCTGATTCGACGTCTGCCCGAACGGCTGAGCCCGCCGTCGAGCGACCTCGACCCACGGTAG